The genomic interval CCTTACGGACAGAAAAGGAgataagaaaacaaaagaaaaagccaAATACAATTTGAAACATGCTGATGTTTTAAGAAAGATCTGACGCAGGCCTTTAATCTGTGACCATACAGCTCTGCACAGGTACACTGACAGCACTGACAACAATAAGGAGACACAAAAGAAGAGAGAGCAGAGAGGTAAATAATTTACTCCATTATCTACACTGCAAAGCTCATCAGTAAGCCTGAACAATAGGCACGATTGAATTCCTGATTGCATCTCTCTTTGCCTGCTAGCTCCTTTACCTCCCTGAATTCTGCATTAAAGAGAAAGAGGAGCACGGAAGAAGAATCTTTTCCAATGTCGAACAACCATAATATACAGGTACCAATCTAATTATGAGTCAAAGGTCAAATCCAACGTCAGACTTTAGGCTTTTTCAGCAGTAATGGAAGGAAATGGTTATGGTTTTTCTGAAGGACTTTATGAGTGTCCTTTCCATGTTTTAGTAGAAATGACCTCGAATCTAAAAAGCAATTGGATAAAAACAAATTGGTAAAACCGAAGCCTTAATCACAGACGTCAAACAAATTACCCATCATGATGTTTATATTGAAATGTCTCTGTGCGGTTTACTTCAATTTCTTTCCTAGTGAGCAATCAGATTTTTCCAGTACCTGTGTCATTCGCCTCGTATAGTAAAGTCAAATCATGTTTAGCTTTTCCTAATTATCTTTCCACATCATGGGAACAAATCTCTTAATCACTATTTTTAGCTCGCATAGTCAAGGAAACCTGAACGCCCCCAGATCGGAAATAATGTGCTAGTTTCCTTGGTTCGCCATTGACTTTGAACTTTTTATCCCTGCACCTTCCAATTTAGATCACTATGTTTCTTTCAGACGAAGCCGTTTTCATAGCAAGCATAATAAATCCCTTTAGCCAAGTGCTCAGAGGTCCTGCCTTCTGTCCAGGAGAGTAGGGGGTCAATGTCTCTCCTCCTCTCTGCTCTGTTTGTTTTATGGAGCACCAATTTCAAAACACTGCGGCCAGTTTTACTCCACAGCTCAGCCATCTCCTCTGATCtacccaccaaaaaaaaaaacaaaaaaaaacagccattttGTCAGAAGTCCAGAGGGTTATGGTTGTCAAACCCAGCCAGCCTTCATTAGTTGAATGAGGTCATTATTTTGACTCTGATTTAGAGGTTATTTCAGCACAGAGACTCACAGTACTAGTGTAATGGTGGCGAGCTTTACTTTTTGACCTTAAGTAGGCCTGAATCACATCCTTCAAATATAAAGAGACAAGACTCGTTCTTCCTACTATTAAAAATACGACCAATCATGTTACACTCATCccactgtaattttacaaatagGGAAGGTAAATATGCCAGTTAGTGTATTTAGACCTGTAAATCGCTCATTTTGCTAAAAGCTTCTTGAAGACACCATGACAAAAAGACTTCCTAGAAACGCTAAACTTATTCTCTGGAAAAGGCTGCATCACCAACCCACCATTTGCACACAGTGACTTAAACCGTAGTGTGTCATTTATGCAAGAGAACAGAGAGAGGGGCACAAATTGCCGGGTCTAAAGTAAAGAGCTTTATTTATAGCTGCCACCAAAGCTGAAAGCCGGTGCAGCTCTAATAGAGCAATCTGTATTCTTAATGGTAATGCCCCATTCGTTTGGTCCATTTGGCTCAGTACAGGTGCATTAATGGGGCTTGTTGAACAGTTCCAGCTGAGCTGATTCGAGGAGAAGGACGGATCGGTGAACACAATACTCCCTCTGGTGGAGGAACAAAGTATTACCAGAATAGCTGATGGACATGATAATTAAGTATATACTGCATTTAATACAAAAcagtatacagttgaggtcaaaaatttacatacaccttgtggaatctgcaaaatgttaattattttaccaaaataagagggatcatacaaaatgtgtgtgttgttttttatttaatactgacctaaataagatatagtccttcagaagatacagaagatatgttttccagaagacaaactaaggtaaatttaccctgatcttcaaattcaaaaagtcttCACTCTTCAGCtcataatgcattgtttttccttctgaatcatcagtgagcacttgaaccttctgtaatagttgcatatgagtccctcagttgtcctcagtgtgaaaagattaatctcaaaatcatacagtcattgttggaaaatgttcaaatacacaaaaatgctgaaaaaccaaagaatttgggggacctgaaggatttttctgaagaacagcaggcagtttaaatgttcaggacaaacaagggactgtacaattatcactaaaaaaaacttgttgacagagatatatatttttgctgtggCCTATGACTCAGAAGTGTGGTCCATTAATACCAGGtggtattttgtaaaatgtagaAAGACTTAAGTATAATTTCAGTTTGAACATAAGTTGCACATTGTTACTTTCGACCCCGTTGGCTGGAACGAAAGTAACACAACAATacaaactacactgtaaaaaattaaaaacacaatttgttgagtcagcttaaaataatttgttaccctgctgccttaaattttaagttcagtcaactaaaataagtttagtcaacttgaaatgttaagttgtactaagtaacaacttagatatttgtgtttgctaaacttaacagaccTATATAGACTTAACAGGTAAGTAACtcagctgccttaattttaagttcagtcaactcaaatatctaagttgtcacttaataatttaacatttcaagctgaataaacagcttaataaggcagccaggttacaaattattttaagttgactcaacaaattgttttttacagtgtatattttttgtgtaactcttgtttttattaaatatacatgactATGACCTTGTTAATATGCAactgcaaacatattttgtccttgatctttgcaaaaaaaaattagtacattttccttttaaatttaagtttcatCAGATGTTTCAAAACCTGAGTGTACAaactttaattgttttaattatttatttattcaacttattttcataaaacatttttttaacagaatgaacaatatgaaaattagattaacataatttaacagtaggcctattcatgtttccatccagttgtttgtatgcatacattcaaatgtacataaaaacatCTGGAAACTGCAAATTCATAGGTGGAGGTGGAAAAGCTAAGGTATGGCTAAAACCTAAATCTGACCCTCACTCTTGGCATATTCTTTTGGtataatacaacataaacatttatgataaatgttttaataaatgatgcaaGACACAGAAAGTCACCAAATTAGCATGCTGCGGGACGAAAGAAACTCTCTCCTATATGtcaatgtcttttatgtgaattcttatttaggtcagtactaaataaaaaaatatcatgcattttgtatgatccctcttattttggtaaaaagttaacagattctgcaaggtctgtaaacgtttgacctcaactgtatattagaCCAAAAGTAAAGAAAGCAAGCAAGAAAGAAAGTTCCTTCATAATCCAATTTCCTTCAATAATAACAATTTCAATGCCACACATATCTAGctcattatatataatatatatcttTTCCAGTTTCATATAAGTAAATACGACAATTATGGTcagattttaaacattatattaaacaactgaattgaactgaatttatATTAAACAGCTGTTAATATTCACTCTATTTTCCTACACAGAAGTAAGCCGTTTTctgtgagacttctggttcattagctgctgtaGGGAAacaacgagaagaataacaaagtacAGTGTGTAAGACACAttagtttgcaatatcaagcagaaaaacaagctgttttgcaGATAAAATACCTGGAAGTGAATGACACTGGCCACAGCAAATATGTAAATGGCCGTgtccactcttatgggaaaaataaggatTTTGGACTGTCACTTTAAGTTAAattcatgtattttaatatgtttagaTTTAATTATGCCTTCAGAGGGGTAATAGGGCTGATAGCTTATTTTAACATTAGAAGCCTTTAGATCAAGGTCATTAAAGTGCAAACtggaaaaattttaatttattcaactGTTCAGTTTACAAAATCATGAtaacagaacattttaaagagatagctcattcaaaaaaaaaaaaaaaaaaaaaaaaatctgtctttaattactcacctgcatgtcgttccaaacctgtaagacctttgttcatcttcgtaacgcaaataaatgttcattttttttacccTGTATAGACAACACATAATTgacaaggcccagaaagttggtaaggacatcgttaaaatagtccatgtgacatcagtgattcaaccgtaatgttatgaagctaagaagaatattttttatgtgcaaagaaacaaaaataacttgatTCAACAgtagtttcttctcttctgtgtcagtcttcggcACACGTTCACGAGAGCACCAAACACATCCAAAAAGAAGTTAGAGAAAACGGACCTGGAACAGGcatgaagaaataaaaagatgtaaattatttactgtaaatagtactaaaaaaagttattgatCTTACATtactaacattattttttgatgtaaggGACACAAATGCCATTTAAATACTGGGGAAAGACCCATTTGGTCATGCTTGAAAACATGCAATAATTTTAGGCTCCCAGAATGTTGTAGCTCCTCTGCATGATAATTTACCCATCAGTGAACCTTCAAAAGATACAGTCAATAAAGTATTCTGAATAATAACTCAGATAAAATCATGTTTCATACTAAGACACTCAGTGACATggaaacatacaaataaaagcaaCGCTACATCAACAGAACACAGCGAACTTCAGTGCTCCTAATTAACCTTCTCCCTTGCAAATCAATACATGGTACAGGCTCTTTTTAATTGAGGAGTAATTATCAGCCTGTATTCATCTGTCTAATGAAACAATGCTTTGTTATGCCTGcagctaaacaaaaaaaaaagttaattgagTTCTCTCTTGTCAAGCAGACGTTCACTCATGGCCATGTGATGCGTCTGGTTTTGGCCTGCAtaatgtctgtctgtgtgttgaGATGAAGGCAGATGTTTTGTTGGCCACTGATCACATTGAACACACTCACTCTCCCCACTTTTACTCCATACCAGAATTAGATTTTTGTTCTTTCTATTTTTCCTAGTCACCATGATAGTCTCTTCTTATTTAACGCTGAAACTAAACTGAGACTGAACAACTGATGATAAGAAATGACCCTTAACAAGACGTGTGGCATACTTATTATTGCAGCTACTATTAcattacttaaagggatagttcacctgaaaatttTGCTCACCCTCATTTAGTtccaagaccttcgttcatcttcgggaacataaattaaaatatttttgatgaaatccaagagctttcttgGAACCTTCTCAGATATTTAAATggtgtcttaaaggggtcattggatgctaagttcactttttcatgttgtttgaacattaatgtgtgttggcagtgtatgtacaaatctaccctataatgataaaaatccatgcagtggcttttaattaaactgtaaaaataatattccctttttcaaatggagcgattctcagatgcctgtcgttgtggcgtcacaccaacagcggccgctcccacgatagttgattgacatgagcgtcttacctcagatcagctgtaacgtctgccctctttgtttcgatgccggagcagggatgtaagttagacaagaatatctcagattgagcgactgaggtgttgtgttgctggatgtaataatgaacatagtggtcgtcatttactcccaacatctgagccgccgaagatgcagtagattacgtttgtttgtgaatggaatgcacctcctgatctacatatatccgtctatgttcgcgcaaatcattcatgatccagcttcacttacagcagaagtgagtataagggtttttttaagaatctttgcgatcgcctttcctaataatgtgctagttagcagttttagcggctaaatgtggctaaagcaAACAATCTCTCCaagcagctcgtcactccacagagagaagagaggggcggggcgagcagagctcatttgcatttaaagcctcgaccagaatgagatgatttttgcagagctgattttggcaaggtaaaaagcatgttgctcatctgcaatacgtcttaTAGGACGTTTCCaattagatgtcaaatagatgcctattagatgtctttaagatatttatgattttgaatgtatgtaaaactgacatcttatgttagatgtttgtacacagcagatgctttccaaatcaagtgatctttaacagacatcttgtaggggtacgtgtgctatctgggtttgACAGTCCTAAAAACTATCctattaaaatatacacaccCCACAAGAATATCCTCGAAGCCCAGTTTGAAAACTGAATAACgctacgttcacactgtcactttttgggattgacaatggcatttacttacaggtgtgagtctcgaaatgtcccgttcacacagcagcttataAATGCGCCTcgaatactgtctgtatgaacgtgCAAGGGGAGACAAGTCCCTATTACTTACTAGTAACCATAACAACAGTGGCCAAAGATGGCGACGTCCATAAAACTGAACGTTTTTCACTTTCTGACACGTCAAATGTCCAGTCGAGCCGCGAGTTCATTCATCAAACCTTCATTAACCGACAGCAGCTTTTATATTTGGGGGAAGGGCGGAGCATCTGAGCCGCACACCGAGCATAAAACTGTCGGGATTTTTTCTGAGAATGCAGTTGTGAGTCCTAAAAATGTACGGGTGTGAGTTCGGTTATAGAATGCGGTTGTCAAACCCGTAAATAACCATACTGTTTGTAAACGTAACcatattaaggactcaaatacaggTCTGACAACcttattctgctgctgtgtgaacgtggcctaAGAGAACATCCTGAAAACAACATGGTCTCACAGAcagtaaagtttatttaaaatgctttgagacaatttatacaaaaaaaaaaaaaaaaaaaaaaaaagacaaaaaactaaaatatcaaGATGATGAAGAACTCAAACATAAAAGGAAACCTGGcagttttaaaatcaatttaatatacAGACATTGTTTGAATGATCAGAACAACTGCTAAAATCCAGGGTGGAATTAATGATTCATGAAGGCACTATTGAGTGTACACCTAATGTTGGTTTGAGCCTCTTTCTTCCTTTTATCTTCTGGTAAAATGCAGTATAATTAGGACTTCTGAGAGGGCATTAGGTACCTAAGCCAATACTGCGCTTCAAGATGATACTTGCAGTTTTTATTCAACGAACCTGTTCTGGACCAGTAAGACCTCACACAGTTAGAAACAGGAACATGGTGGACAGATATAATGGTCTCGAACCTGTCCAAAACAATCTCTGTACTTGAACAATGGAAGATGAAATGGGGGGAGAGGGGAATAGAAAAGAAAGCAAGCACCAGTGGGGTCCCCAAAAAGATGTCTATTTTCTAAATAACTAGTAACTCTACAACTTTGAATTTCTTACAACCGTTTGGTccaattacataaaatatacatgtaaatacaattTGTACAgatatgaaatctgttttaccACATTCTAAACTCTGGCTACAATACCTTTACTAAAGTCTGTAAACACTGTTCATGGCAttctattaaaaatgaatatacacAATGCAAGAAAGTGTTAAGAATTCACAAAACCACAGTTAGTAGTAAAATAAGGAGGTGCTCCTAATGTACCAAACATCTGGTACAAAAAGCTGTACCCTtttgaccctgttcaaaatCGATTTTTCACAACAGTGACTGATGGCCAAAGAAGgttctgtcatttttcttttggaAGGCATGAAGAATCAcgtgaaaatttgatgtttgatgtcacaaatgttttcactGCTGTGAATGTCCATAAAAAGATACTGGGCTCAAAGTGGCTTGATATTGAGCGTCACAGTCAGCACTTGTGTGAAGTCTCTCGAAAAACACACTCTTCCAGGCATTTGTGTCCACATCGTAGATGTCCTCTTCTTCTCTTCCCAGTGAATGTGACAGAACAGTATATGAACGGGCCAAACGACACTTGGACCATGCTAATGTCAACTCTAGTTTACTTTTGGATAGATTTTCTCGTAAAAGAAGTTCTGAGCCAGCAGGTAAAGCTCTCCGTCTTTTTCCCTGACGCTGTGAGCGCGTACAAACTGAAACTGTTCCAGCGCAAACTCGTAGAACTCGTTCTCCATCTTCCATATGTTGGACTGCTGCAGCTTTGAGATGGACTCTTTAGTGGGAGGTTTCTTCTCACTCGTTTTCCTCAGGTGGGACTTCTTGCCTGCAGTTTAAgtcaaagacaaaataaaactcAGTTTTATATCCATCCACCAGGCTGTTTCTCACACAGAGCTATTGTTTTCCCCTTTTGTGTTACATGGAGAAAAGTAAGCagaattgtctttttttgttgaaCCATGACTCATTTTTGACAACGAAGTACCTGTGCGGTAGAGCTCGGTCGCTCCTCTGAAGAAGCGTGGCAGTGCTGCCTCGAGCATCATGAtaaaatcctccagctcctcgGTCACTCCCACAAGCAGATACTCATTCACTAAATTATACTTGGCCTGCTCGAGAGCCCACCTACTGCCAACATTCCTGCACAAACAGACACACCAGATCATTTCCAGCTCCTACATGCAGTCATTTTGAGAACAAATCTGTAAAGAGCAAATCAATCAATTTGTCTAATGCAGAAGAGCATTAAGTGAAAGACAGAGTAACAGGCTGCTCATGTTACCCACCAGCACTCAGAGTAATGGCCACAGAAGAACGGGATCTGTAACCAAAGCTTCTCAGGAGCGCAATCAGAACCTCCTGATGACACACACTCATCAAACGTCTGAAACGTAGTCACACATATTGCATCTTAGCATCCATACAGTGACAAAATTCTTAGTTAtgttgaatgaatcatttaaaaaggTAATACCTTTTTGTCTCCCTGCTTTCTCCGTCTGAGACCTGGTCGATAATCGTCTCCAAATCGGAGAAAATAGTAGTACGACACCAGCCTCTCGATGGGGTCCCGTACAATGTTGATGTAAACTGGCTTCCCCTTGACACCAAACctattgaggaaaacatattatattatattattctttGTCAATTCTGTTCTATTCCACCTATATACTACAactgtaaatactttttttttttttttttgtctatttctgtttatttatatatttagatatacatgtattttattcaCATATCCTTGttatctgtttgttttgttgttgttattgtctATGTGTACTGGAGGTTTCATGTCATCTGAACAAATTccttgtacactaccagtcaaaagttttaagtttttgacatttttttttaaagaagtctcttctgctcactgcatttatttgatccaaaatacagcaaatgcagtattattgtgaaatatttgtactatttaaaataactgctttctatttgaatacgttttaaaatgtaatttattcctgtgatcaaagctgaattttcagcatcattactccagtgtctcCGTTACtccaatgtcacatgatccctcagaaattattctattatgctgatttgctatctTTGTTTTCTTCGTTCCAATTATATCATCAccaaaatttaatacaaattttagaatttttaatatGATGTTTCTTTTGCTTGAATAACAGCAGCACATAAACTCCACAAATTTGTGCAAAATGATTATGATGAtcatgtttaaaacaacataaaaaacaaaccaactaaaccaaataaaacaaagcaaagcaaaatctaaaaagctaaataaaagcaaagcaaaaaaaaaaaaaaaatctacacaaAAAGTTatgcaaagcaaagcaaaccaAAATTGCATTTGTTGTGTAATGTGCTTTATGTACAGTACAGTTCAacgtttggggttagtaaggcttttttttgtttgtttgttttataacagCAGCACATAAACTCCACAAATTTGTGCAAAAATTATGATGATGAtcatgtgtaaaataaaaaaaacaaaacaaacaatactaaacaaagtaaagcaaaacaaaacaaaacaaaaagctaaacaaaaagtgaagcaaagcaaaacaaaaaaatagcatttgttGTGTAACGTGCTTTATGTACagtgcagggttttttttttttgtttgtttttttttaagaacagcAGCACATAAACTCCACaaatttgtgcaaaaatgaTTGATGATCATCatgtgtaaaacaaaataaaacaaaaccaaaacaaagcaaagcaaaacaaaaacaacaaaccaaaccaaacaaaaaaacaaaaaacaacaacaaaaacacatttgttgtaATGTGCTTTATGTACAGTACAGGTCAAACATTTGGGGTCaataaggtttttatttatttatttatttttaagaacaaCATCATAAACTCCACAAATCTGTGCAAAAATGATTCTGATTATcatgtgtaaaacaaaacaaaaaacacaaagcaaagtaaagaaaaacaaagaacaaaaaacaataaaccaaaaccaaactaaaatcacatttgttgtaatgtgctttatgtacagtacagttgaaacgtttggggtcagtaaggttttttttttttttcttaatgaatgctagacatttataatgttacaacaatttctgaaagatcatgagACACCGAAGACTAAAAATACTGACTACAGCTAGCAGAAtaaataatggctgctgaaaatacagctttgttgtcacagaaataaataacaaaatttaatacaaatttctGAATTTCAATACGACGttccttttgctttaataacAGCAGCACATAAATCTGTGCAAAAATTGTTATGCTCATTGACAACCAAAAATCAAatccaacaaaacaaaaaattcaatCTGATTTCAGACTCCAAATCcacagagaaaaaataaaaacatgttccACTTTCAACCACTAGAGTGCAGCACTTAAATGTATCTTCTCACATCAGTGCATTAAGTAGCTGGCTGATTGATGTCCCATTTTTCAGGAACAGACAACAAATGTACTATTTGATAAGGTCTTGTGTGCCTTAAGAGCACATATAATCATATTAACTACGGTGAAGTTTAGTGCTATTGCTTCCAGTGATTGTAGTGATGATTTTGTATCAATACAGCAAAACTCACTTTGTGAAGTCCAGGTAGGCGACATGGCCGTGGTAGAAACCCGGTTTCATTTCTCGCCAGGATGTCACGTTCCTTACAAACCTCATCTGTAAGCACAAGATAACACATTCGATTTGT from Labeo rohita strain BAU-BD-2019 chromosome 6, IGBB_LRoh.1.0, whole genome shotgun sequence carries:
- the hs2st1b gene encoding heparan sulfate 2-O-sulfotransferase 1, whose protein sequence is MGLLRIMMPPKFQLLAVMAFGVAMLFIENQIQKLEESRAKLERTMARHEVREVEHRQTRDGLRDSPALPEIEDLIIIYNRVPKTASTSFTNIAYDLCGKNRFHVLHINTTKNNPVMSLQDQMRFVRNVTSWREMKPGFYHGHVAYLDFTKFGVKGKPVYINIVRDPIERLVSYYYFLRFGDDYRPGLRRRKQGDKKTFDECVSSGGSDCAPEKLWLQIPFFCGHYSECWNVGSRWALEQAKYNLVNEYLLVGVTEELEDFIMMLEAALPRFFRGATELYRTGKKSHLRKTSEKKPPTKESISKLQQSNIWKMENEFYEFALEQFQFVRAHSVREKDGELYLLAQNFFYEKIYPKVN